AGTCAGCTGGGCAGCCTATCATGAAAACTACCAAAATTTTATCATGGTTGCTTATGATGAGAAAAATAATGTTCGCGGCCTTTATTCAAATCAAGATTTGATAGCCTCTTCAACGGGAATTAAACTAGGGAGTTCGAAGCAATCGGTTCAGGAGAAGCTCGGTAATCCTGAATCGATCATGAGGAAAGGTTTGTTTAACTATAAAATAGATCAAAATGGAGAGTATGAGGTTTTCAAGCTTGATCACAGCTATGCCACAATCTTTTATGATAAGCATGAAAACAATACGGTTACTGCGGTTCAGATCATCGATCAAGATTTGGAACAAAATAAAAATGAACTTTATACTGAATCAAGCCAACAACTAAAAGAAGGCTTTGAATATCAGCTGTTTGATTTAACAAATGCTTCAAGAGTGAATCACGACCTGCCTATTTTAAAATGGGATGATCTTGTGAGGGAAACCGCTCGGGATCACAGCTTGGACATGGCGGAAAATCAATACTTCGATCATACAAATTTACAAGGCCAATCTCCTTTCGATCGGATGAAGGAAGATAATATTCGCTATGTTACGGCTGGTGAAAATCTGGCATACGGGCAGTTCAGCAGCATTTTTGCCCACGAAGGACTGATGAATTCTTTAGGGCACAGAAAAAACATCCTCCGGGAAAATTATGAATTTTTAGGTGTCGGTGTGGCGTTTAATAACGAATCACAGCCTTATTATACGGAAAATTTCTATAGTGATTCTCCGTCTCTATAAATGATAGATGACATAAAATATGAAAGACAATTGCTTCATGAGCCGTAAGGAACGATAGGCACTTTGTGGTTAGCGCGTGACGAAGTTGGTCCATCGCTATTGGACCCTGCCATGAAGCTGCAAGACCTCGTTTTCGCTGAGCTTTGTGAACTGCTCAAGTCTTAAATATCCAGCCCCTTCAAGTGACTTTCTGGCCGGCTTCGCTAACTCGGTCAGAAGGTCACTTTTCTTTGTGTTATTTTGATTTCCTCCTCTCTAGATAAAGCTTATTTAATTGGAACCTCAGAAAAGAGTCTGGCTTGGTAGGATCGGATTCTATAAGCTGGTCCTCTTATCCCAAAAATCGTTGAACAATTCGTTCAGTGGCTCCGAGGTAACTCACTCCGAAAGAATTTAAATGCATATATAAATATAAAAGCTGGTATAATGGCCAAATCTCTTGATTAAGTTTGGAATTTGACTCCGCTTCATACGCTTTATAAAAGGAGCTGCCAAATCCCCCAAACAAGGCTGTCATCGCTAGGTCCATTTCGCGATCGCCATATATCACGGCCGGATCAATTAAATAAGGCTCTCCCTTATTCCCTGCTATCCAATTTCCGCCCCATAGGTCACCATGGAGGACAGAAGCTCCAGGATCAGCAGGAATCCACTCTTCAAGCCTTGTTAGTAGTTGAAGATGACGTTCTTTTTGTGCAGCCTTTAAGTATCCTTTTTTTACAGCTATTTCGATTTGCGGGAGTAACCGTTTCTCACGGTAAAAATCGACCCACTTCTCATATTCACCACTTTCTTGTTGAAAAGTACCAAGGTAATTACTGTAGGGCAAGCCATAAAATGATTTTGTAACTTGATGCATTCTGGCAAGCTGCTGACCGAGTTTTGCTTCAGTTGCAGGTTCTTTATTACCCGAAACGTATGACAGAACAAGATATTGCTCGTTCTCTGTTTCTTGATTATATAGAAGCACATTTGGAACGTTAACTGCCCCGCTAGATCTTAATTCTTCCAGCCCCATGGCTTCTTTTTCAAAAAAATCTTTCGGAACGCCGCTATTTGTTTTAATGAATAAGGGCTCTTTATTTGTTTCCACGAAGAAGGCATCATTAATATCGCCCCCGTGTTGAGGAGAAATTC
This window of the Bacillus gobiensis genome carries:
- a CDS encoding CAP domain-containing protein; amino-acid sequence: MKRFIILLMVVFIGYISKPLWEEPVQQFVPSSLRDSISSTVDSVKENPEINYAIDTLNQQLNSIFTQLNNEPSESNDSKVDPPKLTAPKDQMFSIHNVELGESKAEVEKKIGKPKRTTENEYGVSWAAYHENYQNFIMVAYDEKNNVRGLYSNQDLIASSTGIKLGSSKQSVQEKLGNPESIMRKGLFNYKIDQNGEYEVFKLDHSYATIFYDKHENNTVTAVQIIDQDLEQNKNELYTESSQQLKEGFEYQLFDLTNASRVNHDLPILKWDDLVRETARDHSLDMAENQYFDHTNLQGQSPFDRMKEDNIRYVTAGENLAYGQFSSIFAHEGLMNSLGHRKNILRENYEFLGVGVAFNNESQPYYTENFYSDSPSL
- a CDS encoding fructosamine kinase family protein, giving the protein MTTTKSISRIIEKIDPELLINRISPQHGGDINDAFFVETNKEPLFIKTNSGVPKDFFEKEAMGLEELRSSGAVNVPNVLLYNQETENEQYLVLSYVSGNKEPATEAKLGQQLARMHQVTKSFYGLPYSNYLGTFQQESGEYEKWVDFYREKRLLPQIEIAVKKGYLKAAQKERHLQLLTRLEEWIPADPGASVLHGDLWGGNWIAGNKGEPYLIDPAVIYGDREMDLAMTALFGGFGSSFYKAYEAESNSKLNQEIWPLYQLLYLYMHLNSFGVSYLGATERIVQRFLG